One part of the Sesamum indicum cultivar Zhongzhi No. 13 linkage group LG14, S_indicum_v1.0, whole genome shotgun sequence genome encodes these proteins:
- the LOC105177004 gene encoding probable ubiquitin-conjugating enzyme E2 26, producing MESPTPVSRYIPQNSKKRVFPAGSSSSGCKEVEVLEASPPINRTSKPKSSNQKEVIIHEIIDVDMEEDSDDIMLSDREVETSAKGKEPLSYSSLGFNSLANDESGSDILMSNNGAAGLHDSINGDDLSSNIFYGEDEWIDTYYDDILYDDYATLESHFDHMDIPPGVEAPFPWLPSCPGNDSKAPATGTSTNLRLQLQSDGVNLSPGLNSSQSSCALTPDEMKDLTTTWSNSMAAIQKKIGNQHMKGKLPSNWFEPGLDQTKLATNNTSNLSPQPSRGSMCKAGKELLHSFGKSRRKPRSSHAVSSSQNNQFPPPTYLGTVSGGGSYPTLKMPTTAPGGYMPVWQDLPLNMLEPALGPTGFVHGSTFSSWGQDPANNQDGASSVATSLPTKVEQRNVDEILQHFDLFKKFDTVEDYSDHHYSKNGSSAKQPPKNWAKRIQEEWKILENDLPDKIFVRVYEARMDLLRAVIIGAEGTPYHDGLFFFDVFFPSSYPNVPPHVHYHSGGLRINPNLYNCGKVCLSLLNTWSGSHKEKWIPGVSTMLQVLVSIQGLILNAKPYFNEPGYANLSGSISGEKKSLEYNERTYIYSLQTMVYNMRRPPKYFEDFVLGHFCKHSRDILVSCKAYLDGAQVGCLAKGGVQDVDEGDKSCSQQFKNKLAEFITILVNTFLEIGAKDCQEFLSLAQKETGQATTVPRPMNLL from the exons ATGGAGTCGCCCACCCCGGTTTCTCGATATATTCCTCAGAATTCTAA GAAAAGGGTGTTTCCGGCTGGAAGTTCGTCATCGGGGTGTAAAGAAGTGGAGGTGTTGGAAGCATCGCCGCCGATTAATCGCACTTCTAAACCCAAGTCCTCCAATCAGAAAGAG GTTATTATTCATGAAATAATCGATGTTGACATGGAAGAAGACTCTGATGACATTATGTTATCTGATAGGGAAGTTGAAACAAGCGCGAAAGGCAAG GAACCCTTGTCATATTCTTCACTTGGTTTTAATAGTTTGGCAAATGATGAATCTGGGAGTGACATCCTGATGTCAAATAATGGTGCTGCTGGATTACATGATTCAATTAATGGAGATGATTTGAGCTCTAATATATTCTACGGAGAGGATGAGTGGATCGACACATATTATGATGATATACTATATGACGACTATGCAACTCTTGAATCACATTTTGATCACATGGATATTCCACCCGGAGTCGAGGCGCCATTCCCCTGGTTACCGAGTTGTCCTGGAAATGATTCAAAGGCTCCAGCAACTGGCACTTCAACTAATTTAAGATTGCAACTTCAGTCGGACGGTGTCAATCTCTCCCCTGGCTTGAACTCATCTCAGTCTTCGTGCGCATTGACCCCTGACGAAATGAAAGACCTGACAACTACATGGAGCAATTCAATGGCAGCTATCCAAAAGAAGATCGGTAATCAGCATATGAAGGGGAAACTGCCTTCTAATTGGTTTGAACCTGGTCTAGATCAGACAAAATTGGCCACAAATAATACTTCCAATCTGAGTCCACAACCCTCTAGGGGTTCAATGTGCAAAGCTGGGAAGGAACTTCTGCACTCTTTTGGAAAGAGCAGGAGGAAGCCTCGTTCATCTCATGCTGTCAGTTCCAGCCAGAACAATCAGTTTCCTCCTCCAACTTATTTGGGTACTGTTAGTGGTGGCGGTAGTTATCCTACTTTGAAAATGCCGACAACTGCACCTGGAGGCTATATGCCTGTGTGGCAGGATTTGCCCCTCAACATGTTGGAACCCGCTTTGGGTCCTACAGGATTTGTGCATGGAAGCACATTCAGCAGCTGGGGACAAGATCCTGCCAATAATCAAGATGGAGCATCTTCAGTGGCGACTTCACTGCCCACCAAGGTAGAGCAGAGAAATGTGGATGAAATTCTGCAACATTTTGACCTATTCAAGAAGTTTGACACTGTTGAAGATTATTCAGACCACCACTACTCCAAAAACGGCTCTTCTGCAAAGCAG CCGCCAAAGAATTGGGCCAAGAGAATACAAGAAGAGTGGAAGATTCTGGAAAATGATTTACCTG ATAAAATTTTTGTCAGGGTCTATGAAGCGAGGATGGATCTTCTGCGAGCTGTGATAATAGGTGCAGAGGGAACTCCATACCATGATggtctctttttctttgatgtatTCTTTCCCAGCAGTTATCCTAATGTTCCGCCG CATGTCCATTACCATTCAGGCGGTCTTCGAATCAATCCTAACTTATACAATTGTGGAAAAGTGTGCCTGAGCCTTCTTAATACCTGGAGCGGTAGCCACAAGGAGAAGTGGATCCCTGGTGTCTCAACCATGTTACAAGTTTTGGTCTCTATACAAGGGCTGATTTTAAATGCCAAGCCCTACTTCAACGAGCCTGGATATGCGAATCTGAGTGGTTCTATAAGTGGGGAAAAGAAATCTTTGGAGTATAATGagagaacatatatatactccTTGCAAACGATGGTGTACAACATGAGAAGGCCTCCAAAG TACTTTGAGGACTTTGTCCTGGGGCATTTCTGCAAACACAGTCGTGACATTCTTGTGTCCTGTAAAGCCTACTTAGATGGAGCTCAAGTTGGTTGTCTTGCTAAAGGGGGCGTCCAGGACGTTGACGAGGGCGACAAGAGCTGCTCGCAGCAATTCAAAAACAAGTTGGCGGAGTTCATCACTATTCTGgtaaatacatttttagaGATTGGAGCCAAGGATTGTCAAGAATTCCTGTCTTTAGCTCAAAAGGAAACTGGACAAGCAACTACCGTTCCTAGGCCAATGAACTTACTCTAA